GTGGGGCTCACGAACATCGTGACCTTGATCTTGCCGGGGAGCTCCTTGATGACCTTCTTGGTCTGCTCCGACAGCGAGAATTGTTTGTTCTCGGTCACGTCCCAGCGCTTGTGGTTGCGCGTGCCGATGTAGTTGACCGCCCCGATGATCGCGACGGCCAGGACCACCTGGACGAGAAGATTGGTGCCGCTCTGCGTGCGCTCGCGGCTCCAGACCTTGGCAAGCCAGTCGCGGCTTTGCCAGGCGCTGCCCAGGATGTACAGGCCGATGCAGACCCAGCCGGCGTTGCGGGCGGGATCCACCGCTGAGGCCGGGATCTTCAGCGCGGCGGCCTGCGGGGTGCTGCCCAGGACCGCGACGAGCATCAGCAGGATGGCGAGAATCCCGACCAGGTTGATCGCGACGTCGAGGAGTTTGGCTGCGCCCGAGACGGGCGGCTGTTGTGGATTCTGGCTCATCGCTTGCTACCTCCAGTGGTAGACGTTGACGGACTTGACGGTGATGAGCAACGCGGTCCCGATGACCGACACGTAGTAGATGATGTCGGACGAATCGACCACGCCGCGGGCCATGTTCTCGAGGTGGCTGATGATGCTCATGTACTGGAAGGCCTCGGAAATCGGCGATCCGAAGACGCTGCCGACCGCCGGGAGCAACCAGATGATGAGCGATATCACGAAGGCCACCAGGGCCGCCACGATCTGGTTGTTGGTGAAGCTGGAAGCCATCAGGCCGATGGCCATGAACGACGCGCCCATCAGGAACACGGCGAGGTAGCCCGTCCCGATCGGCGCCCACTCGGGCTTGCCGCCGACCATGACCAGGGCGAGGGGGAACACTCCCGTGAGCGCCAGCAGAAACGCGAGAAAGCCCATGCTCGCGAGGAACTTGCCCCAGACGATGGAGGCGTCGGTGATGGGACTGGTCATCAGCAACTCGATGGTGCCCGTCTTGCGCTCCTCGGCCAGCAGGCGCATCGTGAGCGCCGGCACCAGCAGCAGGAAGACGACCGCGATGTTCTGGAACAGCGGCCGCAGCGACGCTTCCCGCGTCGAGAGCACGATGGCGAAGAACAGGAAGCCGACGCCGAGCATGAACATCGCGGCGACAACGTAGGCCAGCGGCGAGACGAAGTAACTCCGGAGCTCGCGCATGGCGATCGCGGTGACTTTAGACATTGGCGACCTCCTTGGCGGCGACATCGTTGGCCGCGACGTCCTCGGTCGTGAGCTTGAGGAAGATCTCCTCTAGCGACAACCTGGCGGCGTGCATCTCGTACAGCTTGTAGCCGGCCGCGATGACCGCCGACGACACGCCGGCCCGGACCTCGTCGTCCGGCTTGGTGACGATGTCGGCGATCAGGACGTCGGGGTACTCCTGGCCCTTGGGCTGGATGTGCACCTCGGTGACGCCCGGCACGCCGCCGAGCACGCCCTGGAGCCGGTCGTGGGAACCGGCCACTTCCAGCCGGATCTTCTGGCTGCCGCGCAGGCTGGCCTCGAGGCGTTCGGGCGCGTCCTCGGCCACGACCCGGCCGCCATTGATGATCATCACGCGGCTACAGACGTTTTGCACCTCGGGCAGGATGTGCGTGGACAGGATGACCGTGTGGTCGCCGGCGAGGTTGCGGATGAGATCCCGGGTCTCGATGATCTGCTTGGGATCCAGGCCGCTGGTGGGCTCGTCCATCACCAGTACCGGCGGATTGTGGATCATCGCCTGGGCCAGGCCGACGCGCTGCCGGTAACCCTTGGACAGGTGCGCGATCAACCGGTGGCGGTACTGCGTGAGCCAGCAGCGCTCGATCATGGCGTCGATGCGGGCTTTCTGGTCCTTGCCCGGGATGCCCTTGAGGGCCGCGACGAACTGCAGGTAGTCGGTCACGGTCATCTCGGGGTACAGCGGCACGACCTCCGGCAGGTAGCCGATGAGAGATTTGGCCTTGAGCGAATCGGAGGCCATGTCGAAGCCACCGACCGTGACGCGG
The DNA window shown above is from Candidatus Tanganyikabacteria bacterium and carries:
- a CDS encoding ABC transporter ATP-binding protein, giving the protein MISVENLTKRYGDRPAVSDVSFTVKKGEILGFLGPNGAGKSTTMRMITGYLSPSSGRVTVGGFDMASDSLKAKSLIGYLPEVVPLYPEMTVTDYLQFVAALKGIPGKDQKARIDAMIERCWLTQYRHRLIAHLSKGYRQRVGLAQAMIHNPPVLVMDEPTSGLDPKQIIETRDLIRNLAGDHTVILSTHILPEVQNVCSRVMIINGGRVVAEDAPERLEASLRGSQKIRLEVAGSHDRLQGVLGGVPGVTEVHIQPKGQEYPDVLIADIVTKPDDEVRAGVSSAVIAAGYKLYEMHAARLSLEEIFLKLTTEDVAANDVAAKEVANV
- a CDS encoding ABC transporter permease subunit; translated protein: MSKVTAIAMRELRSYFVSPLAYVVAAMFMLGVGFLFFAIVLSTREASLRPLFQNIAVVFLLLVPALTMRLLAEERKTGTIELLMTSPITDASIVWGKFLASMGFLAFLLALTGVFPLALVMVGGKPEWAPIGTGYLAVFLMGASFMAIGLMASSFTNNQIVAALVAFVISLIIWLLPAVGSVFGSPISEAFQYMSIISHLENMARGVVDSSDIIYYVSVIGTALLITVKSVNVYHWR